One window of the Pantoea cypripedii genome contains the following:
- a CDS encoding DUF2817 domain-containing protein produces MSLPQYSVQRARFLATAESKGAVITSYPHPLPGPQGEKLYTDVARLGPVAASRLMLVVSGTHGVEGYYGSDCQIAWLDMLDEKALPADTAVLLIHLLNPWGAAHLRRVNEDNIDLNRNFIDFSQPVPANPDYANWHGIYHGDRNSADRQLAEALGNVGWQALKRVVEAGQYAADEGFFFGGHQPSWSYHTMAAIIDQHLRTAKIIISFDLHTGAGAWGHPMLLSIAQQRYAAHDWGKAIYGEWLTLLFTGAGRDSATGVTATATGYLSQYLLTALADTRILPLVVECGTYPGEEMHQRVREDHWLHLYGEPASAAGQAIKQQLVEGFWPSDADWRALVAFRTQQIFLRGWRALADTP; encoded by the coding sequence ATGTCATTACCCCAATACAGCGTTCAGCGTGCGCGCTTTCTGGCGACTGCGGAGAGCAAAGGTGCGGTGATTACGTCTTACCCACATCCTCTGCCTGGCCCGCAGGGGGAAAAGCTTTATACGGATGTGGCGCGGTTAGGGCCGGTTGCCGCATCACGTCTGATGCTGGTGGTTTCCGGCACTCACGGTGTTGAAGGCTACTATGGCTCGGATTGCCAGATTGCCTGGCTCGATATGCTGGATGAAAAGGCGTTGCCTGCTGACACCGCAGTGCTGCTGATTCATCTGCTCAATCCCTGGGGAGCGGCCCATCTGCGGCGCGTCAACGAAGACAATATCGACCTCAACCGTAATTTTATCGATTTCAGCCAGCCGGTCCCTGCCAACCCGGATTATGCAAACTGGCACGGTATTTATCATGGTGACCGTAACAGCGCCGATCGGCAATTGGCTGAAGCGCTCGGGAACGTTGGCTGGCAGGCGCTAAAACGCGTGGTGGAAGCAGGGCAGTACGCTGCTGACGAAGGCTTTTTCTTTGGTGGTCACCAGCCGTCCTGGTCCTATCACACCATGGCGGCGATCATCGACCAGCATCTGCGGACGGCGAAAATCATCATCAGCTTTGACCTGCATACCGGTGCCGGGGCGTGGGGGCATCCGATGCTGTTGTCGATTGCGCAGCAGCGTTATGCCGCGCATGACTGGGGTAAGGCAATTTACGGTGAATGGCTGACGTTGTTGTTTACCGGGGCCGGACGTGACAGCGCAACGGGCGTCACCGCCACGGCGACGGGGTATCTGTCGCAATACCTGCTGACTGCGCTCGCCGACACGCGGATTTTGCCGCTGGTGGTGGAATGCGGGACATACCCGGGGGAAGAAATGCATCAACGGGTACGGGAAGATCACTGGTTGCATCTCTATGGCGAACCCGCCAGTGCGGCAGGCCAGGCGATCAAGCAACAACTGGTGGAGGGATTCTGGCCCAGCGATGCGGACTGGCGTGCGTTAGTGGCTTTCCGCACGCAGCAAATCTTTCTGCGCGGCTGGCGTGCCCTGGCGGACACGCCCTGA
- a CDS encoding HalD/BesD family halogenase: MSGSLVRLDLHPLADHDWRQRCREQLNQSGALVLRQFLQPAALQAIIEEGHAQRHLAYHTLSKHNVYLMKPDEAFSPEHPRNRDVISTKGCITDDAIAAESPLRQLYNDALFKSFLCEVLGEEALYPYADPLSSINLHYAPHGQELGWHFDNSSFAITLLVQKPLAGGVFQYVTDLRDADAGEMNFAGVEAVLDERQPVEALAIDAGDLVLFRGRNSLHRVTPTEGEVTRMLAVLAYNTQPGIALSETARMTFYGRL; this comes from the coding sequence GATCATGACTGGCGTCAACGCTGTCGTGAGCAATTAAACCAATCTGGCGCACTGGTACTGCGTCAATTTTTACAACCCGCAGCCTTACAGGCAATCATCGAAGAAGGCCATGCGCAACGCCATCTGGCGTATCACACCCTCAGCAAACATAATGTTTATCTGATGAAGCCTGATGAAGCGTTCAGTCCTGAACACCCGCGTAATCGTGATGTGATCAGTACCAAAGGTTGTATCACCGATGATGCCATCGCTGCCGAATCACCGCTGCGTCAGCTTTATAACGATGCCCTGTTCAAAAGTTTCCTGTGCGAGGTACTGGGTGAAGAAGCGCTCTACCCCTACGCTGACCCCCTTTCCTCCATTAACCTGCATTACGCGCCTCACGGCCAGGAGCTGGGCTGGCACTTCGACAACTCCTCTTTTGCCATCACCTTATTGGTACAAAAACCGCTGGCGGGCGGCGTGTTTCAGTACGTGACGGATCTGCGGGATGCCGACGCCGGTGAGATGAACTTTGCGGGTGTCGAGGCGGTGCTGGATGAACGCCAGCCGGTGGAAGCGCTGGCGATTGATGCCGGTGATTTGGTGCTGTTCCGTGGGCGTAACTCCCTGCACCGCGTGACCCCGACCGAAGGGGAAGTCACCCGGATGCTGGCGGTGCTGGCTTACAATACTCAGCCCGGCATTGCGTTATCAGAAACAGCGCGTATGACATTCTACGGCAGGCTGTGA